From the genome of Sulfitobacter sp. DSM 110093, one region includes:
- the infC gene encoding translation initiation factor IF-3 — protein MARRPHNAPPQRDTGPRVNDKIRSNEIRLIGADGENVGVVTPQRAMEMADEAGLDLVEISPNANPPVCKIMDFGKFKYEQQKRESEARKKQKIIEIKEVKFRPNTDTNDYDVKMRNVFKFLEGGDKVKVTLRFRGREMAHQNLGRELLERVAADTKEIGRVENFPKMEGRQMVMVIGPLPNK, from the coding sequence ATCGCTCGCAGACCTCATAACGCGCCGCCCCAACGTGACACCGGCCCGCGCGTCAACGACAAGATCCGCTCCAATGAAATCCGCTTGATCGGTGCGGACGGCGAAAACGTCGGCGTTGTGACGCCTCAGCGTGCCATGGAAATGGCCGACGAGGCCGGGCTCGACCTTGTCGAGATTTCGCCAAACGCCAACCCGCCCGTGTGCAAGATCATGGACTTCGGCAAGTTCAAATATGAACAGCAAAAGCGCGAGAGCGAAGCCCGTAAGAAACAGAAGATCATCGAGATCAAAGAAGTCAAATTCCGTCCGAATACGGATACGAATGACTACGATGTGAAGATGCGCAATGTCTTCAAGTTTCTTGAAGGTGGCGACAAGGTGAAGGTGACTTTGCGGTTCCGTGGCCGTGAAATGGCGCACCAGAACCTTGGTCGTGAGCTTTTGGAACGCGTTGCTGCGGATACCAAGGAAATTGGCCGGGTTGAGAACTTCCCCAAGATGGAAGGCCGCCAGATGGTCATGGTGATCGGGCCCCTGCCCAACAAATAG
- the purF gene encoding amidophosphoribosyltransferase encodes MPPAHPFDTSYLRDSGDEDKLKEECGVFGVVGVADAATFVALGLHALQHRGQEAGGIVSYDPEAGFQSARRFGYVRDNFTSQDIMQTLPGELSIGHVRYSTSGNKGPTAIRDVQPFFGEFAMGGAAIAHNGNITNANALRRELIERGSIFQSSSDSECIIHLMARSLQQNIPERMEDALRRVEGAFSVVAMTRTKLIGVRDPLGVRPLVLGRVGDGWALSSETCALDIIGAEFVREIEPGEMVVITEKGVESHFPFRRVPSRFCIFEHVYFSRPDSILGGRSVYETRENIGRELAKESPVDADLVCPVPDSGTPAAIGFSLESGIPYAMGIIRNQYMGRTFIEPTEQIRNMGVRLKLNVNRALIKGKRVILVDDSVVRGTTSRKIKEMILDAGAAEVHFRIASPPTAWPCFYGVDTPQREKLLAATMSEEEMRDHLQVDSLKFISLDGLYRAVGEAEGRKADCPQYCDACFSGDYPVTPADQVKEGFQMKPAAE; translated from the coding sequence ATGCCACCTGCCCATCCTTTTGACACATCCTATCTGCGCGACAGCGGAGATGAGGACAAACTGAAGGAGGAATGCGGCGTTTTCGGCGTGGTTGGCGTTGCCGATGCTGCCACTTTCGTAGCGCTCGGCCTCCACGCCCTCCAGCACCGCGGACAAGAGGCAGGCGGCATCGTCAGCTATGATCCCGAAGCCGGTTTCCAATCTGCCCGCCGCTTTGGCTATGTCCGTGATAACTTCACCTCGCAGGATATCATGCAGACCCTGCCCGGCGAATTGTCGATCGGCCATGTGCGCTATTCCACCTCTGGTAACAAAGGCCCGACTGCGATCCGCGATGTGCAACCGTTCTTTGGCGAATTTGCCATGGGCGGTGCCGCGATTGCGCATAACGGGAATATCACCAACGCCAACGCGCTGCGCCGTGAGTTGATCGAGCGCGGCTCGATCTTTCAGTCGTCCTCGGACAGTGAGTGCATCATTCACCTGATGGCGCGGTCGTTGCAGCAAAATATCCCCGAACGCATGGAAGACGCGCTGCGCCGTGTCGAAGGTGCCTTCTCTGTCGTTGCGATGACCCGCACCAAACTGATCGGTGTGCGTGACCCGCTGGGCGTGCGCCCGCTGGTTCTGGGCCGTGTCGGCGATGGCTGGGCGTTGAGTTCCGAGACCTGCGCGCTCGACATCATCGGTGCCGAATTTGTGCGCGAGATTGAGCCGGGCGAGATGGTCGTGATCACCGAAAAAGGGGTCGAAAGCCACTTCCCATTCCGCCGTGTGCCCTCACGTTTCTGCATCTTTGAGCATGTCTATTTCAGCCGACCCGACAGTATCCTCGGCGGTCGGTCAGTCTATGAAACACGCGAAAACATCGGTCGGGAACTGGCCAAGGAAAGCCCCGTTGACGCCGATCTCGTCTGCCCCGTGCCCGACAGCGGCACCCCCGCGGCTATTGGATTCAGCCTTGAATCCGGCATTCCCTATGCGATGGGGATCATCCGCAACCAATATATGGGCCGGACCTTCATTGAGCCGACCGAGCAAATCCGCAACATGGGTGTGCGCCTGAAACTCAACGTTAACCGTGCGTTGATCAAAGGTAAGCGGGTAATCTTGGTCGACGACTCGGTCGTGCGTGGCACGACCTCGCGCAAGATCAAAGAGATGATCCTCGATGCGGGCGCTGCCGAAGTTCACTTCCGCATTGCCTCCCCCCCAACCGCATGGCCCTGTTTCTACGGCGTCGATACCCCGCAGCGTGAAAAACTGCTCGCGGCGACCATGTCAGAGGAAGAGATGCGCGACCATCTACAGGTCGACAGCCTCAAGTTCATCTCGCTCGATGGCCTTTACCGCGCGGTGGGCGAAGCCGAAGGTCGCAAGGCGGACTGCCCGCAATACTGCGATGCCTGTTTCTCTGGCGATTATCCTGTGACACCTGCCGATCAGGTCAAAGAGGGTTTCCAGATGAAGCCTGCCGCAGAATAA